The Streptomyces sp. WZ-12 genome segment CGATCTTCCGGAGGTGGACGCCTTCACCCGGCCGTACTGGGAGGCGGCGGCCGAGGGGCGGTTGCTGCTGCGCCGGTGCCGGGCCGAGGGGTGCGGGGTGGCGCACCACTACCCGCGCGAGTTCTGCCCGTACTGCTGGAGCGAGGACGTCGCCTGGGAGCCGGCCTCCGGCCGTGCCGTCCTCTACACCTGGTCCGTCGTGCACCGCAATGACCTGCCACCCTTCGGCGCCCGCGTCCCCTACGTCGCGGCCGTCGTCGAACTCGCCGAAGGG includes the following:
- a CDS encoding Zn-ribbon domain-containing OB-fold protein yields the protein MTTRDTAHDKGTAGRAAARFDLPEVDAFTRPYWEAAAEGRLLLRRCRAEGCGVAHHYPREFCPYCWSEDVAWEPASGRAVLYTWSVVHRNDLPPFGARVPYVAAVVELAEGPRMMTEVTDCAESELRIGMPLRVHFRTERHPDATGDTPDPAGADHAIPVFRPV